The genomic DNA GACGCCATGGCAGAGGAGTTCGCCGCGATAGTCTCGGAGAGCGAAAGGTTCGGCGTGCCGGTGATGATCCTGGCCTACCCGCGTGGCCCTTCGATCATAGAGAGGCACGACGAGTACATCGTGAAGTACGCCTCGAGGGCGAGCGTAGAGATAGGAGCGGACATCATAAAGACGCACTACACGGGGAGCACCGAGAGCTTCAGGCGCGTGGTCGAGTCGGTGCCTGTCCCAGTCCTGATGAGCGGGGGGGCGAAGACCGAAGACCCGAAGGAGTTCCTGAGGACGGTCAAGAGCGTGATGGACGCCGGTGGCGCGGGTGTCGTCGTCGGCAGGAACGTCTTCCAGAGCCTTGACTTCTTGGGGACGGCTAGGGCGATCCTCGAGGTCGTGCACAGGGGAGCAGATCCCGAAAGCCTCTGAGGGGGTGTCGGAAACGGGGATGGTCTTGGCCGCAGGGCACATACTCGCGGACATCAGGGTGAGGGTCGACGAGATAAGCAGCAGCGACCAGTTCAACGAGGTGAGGGAGCTCAGCTACGGGGTCGGCGGATCGGCAGCCAACGTCTCGATAGGGGTGAGGCGGCTCGGCGGGTGCTGCATGCTCCTCGGGAAGATCGGGATGGACGAGTTCGGGAGGATGGCAGTGGACGAGCTCCTGAGGGAGAGGGTCCCGCTGGACGAGGTCAAGGTCGACCTCGTCAACCGGACAGGGTACACAATAATAATCATCAACCGGCGTGGTGAAGTCTTTATGTTCGGCCGCAAGGAGGCCGCGGAGACCCTCGAGCCGGAGGACGTAGCAAACATCTCCTTGAAGGACTTCCAAGCGGTCCACATCGCAAGCCTGAGGGTCGACACGGCCACAAAGATAGCCTCGCGGGCAAGGGAGGCGGGCATAATGGTCACATTCGATCCGGGCAGGGTCCTCATCAACAGGGGGGTTGGGCACATCAAGCCGGTGCTCGAGCTGGCGGATCTCCTGCTGCTGAACGGCAAAGAGGCTAGGGCGCTCACTGGGCACGAAGACCCGGAGACGGCGGCGGGGTCGCTCATCAAGCAGGGGGCCAAGAGCGTGGTCCTCAAGCTGGGGGCTAAGGGGGTCTATATCTCAGACG from Candidatus Methanosuratincola sp. includes the following:
- a CDS encoding 2-amino-3,7-dideoxy-D-threo-hept-6-ulosonate synthase, with the protein product MFLESCSCIGKKVRLSRILRGGKGVVFAFDHGYEHGPSDFMPERANPREVVELAVESGVDALMLTRGVAQATADLWAGRVPVIIKLTGKTSLRPPDMQMQQYRIGFVEDAVALGADGVAATVYWGAPGEDAMAEEFAAIVSESERFGVPVMILAYPRGPSIIERHDEYIVKYASRASVEIGADIIKTHYTGSTESFRRVVESVPVPVLMSGGAKTEDPKEFLRTVKSVMDAGGAGVVVGRNVFQSLDFLGTARAILEVVHRGADPESL
- a CDS encoding carbohydrate kinase family protein, with the translated sequence MSETGMVLAAGHILADIRVRVDEISSSDQFNEVRELSYGVGGSAANVSIGVRRLGGCCMLLGKIGMDEFGRMAVDELLRERVPLDEVKVDLVNRTGYTIIIINRRGEVFMFGRKEAAETLEPEDVANISLKDFQAVHIASLRVDTATKIASRAREAGIMVTFDPGRVLINRGVGHIKPVLELADLLLLNGKEARALTGHEDPETAAGSLIKQGAKSVVLKLGAKGVYISDGGSGRLIPAFRVDAIDTTGAGDAFAAGMIMALSEGQALPEATRFGNAVAALKVTRLGSHETP